The following are from one region of the Nicotiana tomentosiformis chromosome 7, ASM39032v3, whole genome shotgun sequence genome:
- the LOC104103751 gene encoding ubiquitin carboxyl-terminal hydrolase 15 gives MLQPRETDIPALFLVLVVLPLVSYILLGKWNEAAKKKERVGLLAQRAAEEAFKSETVPAVSIIPTPLVPLPSSAIHQCARCHSPATTRCSQCKSVRYCSGKCQILHWRQVHKLECHQLGNNCNSSFSQSALTDEFPGRVSFDSYVEAQYSDGNINQSWLGKAPPDGVSETSIITPLTPTAVSMVMDTSVAPKVGIRPVDKRLHKGNRDILRRGEGTMSESSEQASQSRVTTSPSCAISSTERSMNQKSRESESMFSEHDSIADGFNSEQADLMSTMGERHMLQKQREHISRNHRHISSSLNLEGHEMSACKNQKELIDEESLIREGIITSTQAIPLTCTHGKTSTRRSSRVKSASHSQVAKSHRTPKISREEMCSGLEGNSHNIDESKNARRKDAVPPQTGNGVANMGIMRMFGLVKSSKVDRHQSIESRADKHKKLKMLFPYEEFVKLFEYEDFTLLPRGIINCGNSCYANAVLQCLTFTKPLTIYLLRRSHSRTYCRRDWCLMCELEQHVMLLRESGGPLSPSRILLHMRSINGQIGNGSQEDAHEFLRLLVASMQSICLEALGGENAVDPRLQETTFIQHTFGGRLRSKVKCLRCHHESECYENIMDLSLEIFGWVESLEDALTQFTSPEDLDGENMYRCGRCACYVRAQKQLSIQEAPNILTIVLKRFQEGSYGKINKCITFPDMLDMIPFMTATDDIPPLYMLYAVVVHLDTLNASFSGHYISYVKDLHRQGNWFRIDDTEVQPVSMSQVMSEGAYILFYKRSYPRPARRISRRQAPGILKHCPPKSTKTSRPEQIKAEHHFVGVDPYTNHRPELNGNIIDCTSGGIVRNANRNRPPVVGTYTESMTAEFSDATSSDWSLFTSSDEASFTTESTRDSFSTVDYADASATDPFSSIINSLCASDRSSNRTVACSMFSSSKPHTRFFSERKGSVLDSSVAAGRLDRVHGARVPRQVFVPPSEGFHSDSSTGVNVKYGSEPRFGPHQTYFPSNV, from the exons ATGCTTCAGCCAAGGGAAACCGACATTCCTGCTTTATTTTTGGTCCTGGTTGTGCTTCCCCTGGTTTCTTATATCCTTCTAGGCAAATGGAATGAGGCAGCCAAAAAGAAAGAGAGGGTTGGTTTGCTGGCTCAACGGGCTGCTGAAGAAGCTTTTAAGTCAGAAACTGTGCCTGCTGTAAGTATTATCCCTACCCCTCTTGTGCCTTTGCCAAGCAGTGCAATTCATCAGTGTGCAAGATGCCATAGTCCAGCCACAACTCGGTGCTCTCAATGCAAATCTGTTCGATATTG CTCAGGGAAGTGTCAGATTCTCCACTGGAGACAGGTTCACAAGCTAGAGTGTCATCAATTGGGTAACAACTGCAACAGCTCATTCTCTCAGTCTGCATTGACTGATGAATTCCCGGGACGAGTGTCATTTGATAGTTATGTTGAAGCGCAGTACAGTGACGGCAACATTAATCAGTCATGGCTTGGCAAAGCTCCTCCAGATGGTGTCTCTGAAACATCCATTATCACACCACTCACCCCTACTGCTgttagtatggtaatggatacatCAGTAGCTCCAAAAGTTGGGATACGACCTGTAGACAAGAGACTACATAAAGGCAACAGAGACATATTAAGAAGAGGGGAAGGAACCATGTCCGAGAGTTCTGAGCAAGCCTCTCAATCTAGGGTTACTACTTCCCCCTCATGTGCTATCTCTTCAACAGAACGTTCTATGAACCAGAAG TCAAGAGAAAGTGAGTCCATGTTTTCGGAACATGATAGCATCGCGGATGGATTCAATAGTGAACAAGCTGATTTGATGAGTACAATGGGAGAACGCCATATGTTACAAAAGCAGAGGGAACACATCTCAAGAAATCATCGTCACATTTCAAGTTCATTGAATCTAGAAGGCCATGAAATGAGTGCATGCAAGAATCAGAAGGAGTTGATTGATGAAGAAAGTCTTATACGAGAAGGCATCATTACCAGCACTCAGGCAATTCCATTGACTTGCACTCATGGAAAGACTTCAACAAGGAGAAGCAGTAGAGTGAAAAGTGCATCACATTCTCAAGTAGCAAAGTCCCATAGAACGCCCAAAATATCAAGAGAAGAAATGTGTTCAGGTTTGGAAGGAAACAGCCACAATATCGACGAGTCAA AAAATGCTAGAAGAAAGGATGCCGTCCCTCCACAAACAGGCAATGGGGTTGCAAACATGGGCATTATGAGAATGTTTGGTCTGGTTAAATCATCAAAAGTTGATAGACATCAATCCATAGAATCCAGGGCTGACAAACACAAGAAACTAAAG ATGCTGTTTCCTTATGAAGAATTTGTGAAGTTATTTGAATATGAAGACTTCACTTTGTTGCCTAGAGGTATCATAAATTGCGGGAATAG TTGTTATGCCAATGCTGTCTTGCAGTGTCTGACCTTCACAAAGCCTTTAACAATCTACCTGCTTCGCAGATCACATTCTAGAACTT ACTGCAGGAGAGATTGGTGCCTTATGTGTGAACTTGAGCAACATGTGATGTTGTTAAGAGAAAGTGGAGGTCCTCTGTCGCCAAGCAGGATTCTTTTGCATATGCGGAGCATTAATGGCCAGATTGGCAATGGCAGTCAGGAAGATGCTCACGAGTTTttaag GCTTCTTGTTGCTTCTATGCAATCTATATGCTTGGAGGCATTGGGTGGAGAAAATGCTGTTGATCCAAGATTGCAGGAAACGACCTTTATACAACACACTTTCGGAGGGCGTCTTAGATCTAAG GTCAAATGCCTGAGATGCCACCACGAGTCGGAGTGCTACGAAAATATCATGGATCTCTCATTGGAGATCTTTGGTTGGGTTGagtcacttgaagatgcattgaCGCAGTTTACAAGTCCCGAAGATCTTGATGGGGAAAACATGTATAGATGCGGAAG GTGCGCTTGTTATGTTCGTGCACAAAAGCAGTTGAGCATACAGGAGGCTCCAAATATCTTGACTATTGTCTTGAAGAGATTTCAG GAAGGAAGTTATGGGAAGATAAATAAGTGCATCACTTTTCCAGATATGCTGGATATGATACCATTTATGACTGCGACAGATGACATTCCTCCACTTTACATGCTTTATGCTGTTGTTGTGCACTTGGATACCTTAAATGCATCATTTTCCGGGCATTACATATCCTACGTGAAGGATCTACACCGACAAGGCAATTGGTTCAGGATTGATGATACTGAG GTCCAGCCTGTATCCATGAGCCAGGTGATGTCGGAGGGAGCATATATCTTATTCTATAAGAG ATCATATCCACGGCCAGCTAGAAGGATTAGCCGAAGACAAGCTCCTGGGATTTTAAAGCACTGCCCACCAAAATCAACAAAGACTTCTAGGCCAGAGCAGATAAAAGCAGAGCATCATTTTGTTGGTGTGGATCCTTATACGAATCACAGACCGGAACTGAACGGCAACATCATTGATTGCACCTCCGGTGGAATTGTCAGGAATGCCAATAGAAATAGACCGCCGGTTGTGGGAACTTACACGGAGTCAATGACCGCAGAATTTTCAGATGCTACATCAAGTGACTGGTCCCTCTTTACAAGCTCAGATGAAGCGTCATTTACAACTGAGAGTACCAGAGACTCTTTTAGCACTGTTGATTATGCGGATGCAAGCGCTACTGATCCATTCTCTTCAATCATCAACAGCTTATGCGCATCAGACCGTTCCTCTAACAGAACTGTCGCGTGTAGTATGTTTTCGAGTAGTAAACCACATACAAGATTCTTTTCAGAAAGGAAGGGTTCTGTTTTGGATTCAAGTGTGGCTGCCGGACGCCTTGATCGAGTGCACGGTGCTAGAGTTCCAAGACAGGTCTTTGTTCCTCCTTCTGAAGGTTTTCATAGTGATAGTAGTACTGGTGTAAATGTAAAATATGGTAGTGAGCCTAGATTTGGACCTCATCAAACTTACTTTCCATCTAATGTTTAA
- the LOC104103753 gene encoding uncharacterized protein: protein MQGVMNFFTRLSFFLILVSKLSNGHWTNNLKLDFYPPTCNRIECPNYDLIQSGKDYEIRRYNSSMWMSTAPIDDINLYSATRTGFLRLFDYIQGKNSYQEKIEMTAPVITQVKPSDGPFCASSFVVSFYVPKKNQPNPPPAKGLHVQKWSNTYVAVRQFGGFVADVDVAKEAAALSASIADTKWAAAVEKSHAADNTTMYTVAGYNSPFEFKDRVNEIWFTFDLDKASAI, encoded by the exons ATGCAGGGCGTTATGAATTTCTTCACGAGGCTATCTTTCTTTCTCATCCTTGTTTCTAAATTAAGCAATGGGCATTGGACAAACAATTTGAAATTGGATTTCTATCCTCCAACCTGTAACCGAATTGAGTGCCCAAATTATGACTTGATTCAATCTGGTAAAGACTATGAAATTCGTCGTTACAATTCATCCATGTGGATGTCTACTGCACCCATTGATGATATTAATCTTTATTCCGCCACCAGAACTGGTTTCCTCAG GCTATTCGATTACATTCAAGGGAAGAACAGTTACCaggagaaaatagagatgacagCTCCAGTTATCACTCAAGTAAAACCAAGTGATGGACCATTTTGTGCATCTTCATTTGTTGTGAGCTTCTATGTACCAAAGAAGAACCAACCAAATCCTCCTCCAGCTAAAGGCCTTCACGTCCAAAAATGGAGCAATACTTATGTGGCCGTCAGGCAATTCGGCGGATTTGTAGCTGATGTTGATGTTGCAAAAGAAGCTGCTGCTTTGAGTGCTAGTATTGCTGACACTAAATGGGCAGCTGCTGTTGAAAAAAGCCATGCTGCAGATAACACTACCATGTATACAGTGGCGGGATACAACTCTCCATTTGAGTTCAAGGACAGGGTTAATGAGATTTGGTTTACTTTTGATTTGGACAAAGCATCTGCCATTTGA